In the Arachis hypogaea cultivar Tifrunner chromosome 20, arahy.Tifrunner.gnm2.J5K5, whole genome shotgun sequence genome, cccggaggaagatcattctggcgtttaaacgccagaaacaagcatctgtctggcgtttaacgccagaaacaagcaccaagctggcatttaacgctaaaaacaagcatcagtctggcgttaaacgccagaaacaggctacatttgggcgttaaacgccagaaacaggcagcagtctggcgttaaacgccaggattgcacagtaagggcattttgtacacctaattggagcagggatgctaaatccttgaccccactggatctgtggaccccacaggatccccacctacctcaccattcaaattcaaacaatttccctcccaaacccacccattcacacacttccatctcctccatcttctccacttctttcttcttttgctcgaggacgagcaaatcttttaagtttggtatggtaaaagcattgcttttgtttttccataattcagtggtagagcaattgattgcagatcaaagagctatgagaaaagagcaacaaaggcaaggaagagacatagaggagctcaagagtaccattggttcttcaagaagaggaagacgccaccctcattaaggtggacccattccttaatttccttgtttttattttcctatttttcgtttactatgcttcatgtttaattatgtttgtgtctttactatatgatcactagtatctaagtatctatgtcttaaagatatgaatgtcctatgaatccatcacctttcttaaatgaaaattgttttctgaaaaagaaaaagaagtacatgaattttgaattttaaaatagtttaattattttgatgtggtggcaatactttttattttctgaatgaatgcttgaacaatgcatatgtcttttgaatttgttgtttatgaatgttaaaattgttggctcttgaaagaatgatttaaaaggagaaatgttatttgataatctgaaaaatcataaaaatgattcttgaagcaagaaaaagcagtgaagaacaaagcttgcagaaaaaaaaagagcaagaaaaagaaaaagcaagcagaaaaagccaaaagctctttaaaccaaaaggcaagagcaaaaagccaatagcccttaaaaccaaaaggcaagggtaataaaaaggatccaaggctttgagcatcagtggatagaagggcctaaaggaataaaatcctggccttagcggctaaaccaagctgtccctaaccatgtgcttgtggcgtgaaggtgtcaagtgaaaacttgagactgagcggttaaagtcgaggtccaaagcaaaaaaaaaagagtgtgcttaagaaccctggacacctctaattggggactctagcaaagctgagtcacaatctgaaaaggttcacccagttatgtgtctgtggcatttatgtatccggtggtaatactggaaaacaaagtgcttagggccacggccaagactcataaagtagctgtgttcaagaatcaacatactgaactaggagaatcaataacactatctaaattctgagttcctatagatgccaatcaatctgaacttcaaaggataaagtgagatgccaaaactgttcagaagcaaaaagctaatagccccgctcatctaattaacactgatcttcatagatgtttttggaattcattgtatattctcttctttttatcctactttgtttttagttgcttggggacaagcaacaatttaagtttggtgttgtgatgagcggataatttatacgctttttggcattgtttttacttagtttttactatgatttagttggtttttagtatatttttattagtttttaattaaaaatcatatttctggactttactatgagtttgtgtgtttttctgtgatttcaggtattttctggctgaaattgagggagctgagcaaaaatctgattcaggctgaaaaaggactactgatgctgttggattctgacctccctgcactcaaagtagattttctggagctacagaactctaaatggtgcgctctcaattgcattgaaaagtggacatccagggctttccagcaataaataatagtccatactttgctcaaggatagatgacgtaaactggcgttcaacgccagttccatgttgcagtctggcgtccagcgccagagacaagttacaagttggagttcaacgccagaaacaggttacaacctggcgttgaacgcccagaacagcccaggcacgtgagaagcttaagtctcagccccagcacacaccaagtgggccccagaagtggatttctgcgctatctatcatagtttactcattttctgtaaacctaggttactagtttagtatttaaacaacttttagagatttattttgtacctcatgacatttttagatatgaaatttgtactctttgatggcatgagtctctaaactccattgttgggggtgaggagctctgcagcatcttgatgaattaatgcagttatctctgttttccattcaaacacgcttgttcctatctaagatgttcatttgtgcttcactatgaagaaggtgatgatccgtgacactcatcaccttcctcaatccatgaacatgtgcctgacaaccacctccgttctacatcagattgaatgagtatctcttagatttcttaatcagaatcttcgtggtataagctagaattgatggcggcattcatgagaatccggaaagtctaaaccttgtctgtggtattccgagtaggattcaaggattgaatggctgtgatgagcttcaaactcgcgatttttgggcgtagtgacaggcgcaaaagaatcaagggattctattccgacatgatcgagaaccaacagatgattagctgtgctgtgacagagcatttggaccattttcactgagaggacgggaagtagccattgacaacggtgacaccttacatacagcttgccatggaaggagccttgcgtgtgtgaagaggagtacaagagaaaagctgaaataaagaagacaaagcatctccaaaaccccaacatattctccatcattgcacaataagtatttatatttatgccctttgactctttacaattgaagttgaaaaacactgttgttagcatcctgactaagaataataagatgaccatagcttgcttcaaaccaacaatctctgtgggattcgacccttactcacgtaaggtattacttggacgacccagtgcacttgctggttagtggtactagttgtgaaaagtgtgattcacaattcgtgcaccagtagtaaagatcaaatttaattataaatatgaatAACGTTCTAATGTTTTaggtttaaattaattttttatttaattaatatttttcaacATGATTTATTCTattgtaatttatttatatttaaatatatgaattatgacttattttgtagtttttttttactattgaagaaaaaaatttattcaaatttattaatataaatattaatctaaaaatatattGATTTCTTTAAACTTACACCGTATAATTTGAACCTaagatttaatttaatatataacttAATAAAACCAGATCAAGTTAAAGACCCACCTAGCTGAAACATTTGTCTTAATCTCACGGGTGACTTCAGTTAAAGCCATGGATCCTCACTTCATTGTGGTGGCCGCCTATAATTAGTTACTAGTGTCATGACcggaaaatctaaaaaaaattaataaaaaaataattttaatacaagGGACGTGATTGCTAAAGAAAGCGGTGTGAGTGGCTGTCTTGGTGTAGAGGCACGGTACGCAACCGATGGGACACCATCGCAACCGGCGCCGGGTGCCTATAAAGGCACCTTAAACAACAGCCATCAACAGTATACTACCGGGTCCTTTCTGTTTTCCACTACTTACACATAACCACCCATTCATCTTTCGTGTCAGGCATTCAATACAAGGAGAGGAGATGGAGCATCTGACAGGGTCCGCCAACCTTCCCCACGATGTTTGGACCTTAATTGTCGGGAGGACCGCAGCACAGTCCGTCAGGGACTTGTGCAGTCTCAGGATGTCGTGCACCGCTGCACGCAATGTAGGGGAGGAGGATTTCGTTTACCGATGCGCCTCGATTCCAGTTTCGGACCAACGGTGGTGGAGTTTGAGTCCCATGCACCAGCCGGCAAGAAATTTCTTAGCGCGATGTAGGCAGAGCAGGCACCTGAAAGTTCTGTTTCGGTCTGCTGTGTCTGACCTTTTTCTCGGCGGGTGTCGTTTCGCAGGGATGGAAACAATGCACGTTGTCACAGCCCATGGCCACTCGGCAGCCCAGTACACAGTTTTCATGATGCTGATGCTACGTGACAACTTCGAGTCAAAGAACAAAGGCTTAGAAACACTTCGTGGGCTTGAGGCGGCCAGTGCCCTAACAATCTGCAAATTGGAGTTCCGCGGCGTTATCCAGGGGACGTGGACACACCTGCATCGCGTGCCAATGCTAAACGCAGAGAATCTAGTCTGTTCTTCGCATGCATGTCCAAGCCGTGGAAACATGGGTGCTATTTACCGCCATCAACGCTGTGGAAGAGGGTGGCACGTAAACGACGGTGATGGAGGTGCTGCTCATATTTCGTGCGTGCATTGTCGGGCAGACTATGAGTTGATCCTATTTGTCCACCTCTTTGATTGATAGGATAGGATTGGGTTCACCATACTTTTTTGGTTATCCAACCTAGTATATGTATTATGTATTATGTAATGATTTTGCCATTCTGTGACTCGTGTTGGTATCATTTTATTTATGTGTTTTGTGTTtcgtattaaaaattttagttatggaaaaaacaaTTGTACCCCGTTACTGACCTCCCATTCGGTAACTCCCCATTGCCTAGCCAAgtaatcatttttttataaactcACTGCCGGTCCCGTCTGCCACGTTATTCATAGCAGTCCATAGCCCTTCAGCCCTTCCTGTCTATTCTAATGTCACATTGCCAAGATTTTCATTTATTGCAAATTCTGCGCAAGCGATGCAGCACACGTTTCCCCAGtctttttcttcgtttttcgatAAAACCACCAGGGGCATTATTATATTCATTTTTCAAGAAATAGCAGACATACATTAATTAGACACATTAAAatgtattaatttatttattcgtaacttaaattttgattttcattaaTGTATATCAATGCACAAGCCCGTCACAAGTCATAACCATTCGTCAGTTCCTATAATCCCTACCTTTATCTCTAACCTCTCTGCCGGGAGAAAAATCATTGCTTGAAGGGCCTTCGTCGTCTAGCAGACCTCCCCGTCTTCATCCGAGAAAATGTTGCACGAATCCCTCAACGACCACGCCATTAGTCCCGGCGACCTCGAGGAACCTTCAACCGCAGATCTAATCGACACCCTCCAACGGAGGATGAGGTTTTTGAGTGATAGTCTTCATAGGACACAAGACGAAGCAAGGACGGCGAGGATGGAGGCAATCTCCGCGAAAGTCAGGGCGAGTATAAGGAAGTGTGAACTGGATGAAGGCCGCCGGTTGGAAAAGAAGTTGCGCACGGAGGTGGAACAGCATCAAACCACTATTCGCGAACTCGAAGACAAAGCAAACGAGTTGAAAGTGGAAATTGCCGATCTTTGTCAAAGGGAACAGCAACAGATGGCACCGTGGCGTGAAATGGAAGGCAGGCTCGAGGCTGTGGAGATCAAGCTAGGGTTATTGGTCTGCCAATTATATGGTCAAGATCCGGCAACGGCACACGGCTCTAACTATCAGGAGCCCGCCAGGCAGAATGGAGACGATGTCGAGGCTATATGACCAACGGCATCTATGTTCAAAATCTTTATTTGCTTTGTTTCTTTAGCTGTTCTTTTGATGTTCTGTAACCCCTACGTAAAACTCGATTTTCTTAATTATATCTAATTTCCGCAGCAtttgagttttctttttttttctattttcggaTGAAGCTATGCAGTAATGCGTGAACAACAATGCGAATTAATTATGTTAATTTATTGGATCAAACTGCCATTTTTTCAACCAAGAAATAGATTCTTAACAAATCGCCAGTTGCTAACTACTGTTTTGGCAGATTGCATAAAGCTAACCCCACAACAGTTCATTCGGGGGTAGATTGACAAGAGTTGATAATCAACCACGTTCACTAAAATCTAAACATCTCCAGAAAAACCCTGACCTCGTAATCCGCCAAGCAGTGCACACACGAGACACGGGACACATCATTCACACAAGCCATGGTGCCGCGGGTAGTGCAAGTCGTGGACCGACAAGCCACGGCATGTCCCGGATCCAATGGTCTCTCGTCAACCCATCACTCCCAGAAAATGTCTGCGAAGAACTCCCTGCAGCTTTTGACGTCTCCAGAAGTACGGACAGACTCTAACATTTCAACACCCCTTTGCATTTCTTCTTCGTTCTCGTGATCACACAGTAGCAACATGGCAGACAGGTAACCTGCTTCGATGCTGCCCTCCCTCCAAGCCCTAGAAAGCAGTTCCATCCCAATGCCATGGCGGACAATCCAGAAATACTTCGTCAACCCCTGTCGGAGTATAGCATCCGCATTTCCTGCTTCAACGCAGCGATCGATGAACCTCCTCTCCGGCCGGtcaaggtaaaataaaaaggacacTAATGGTATAACACGCATCGTCACATGTTGGTACACAGCTTCGGAACTCGCTGCATCCAGAAAAACTTTGCAACTCGCCTGCATGTTGAACAGATCACGAATCGAATTCGATGCAACCTTAGTGGCAATCCTCACCCATATATCGCGAGGAAGAAGATTCAGCGGACATTCATGCTCGACGGGCACGTTCCCTTCCTTTCTATTTGTCTTGGAAGATCCAGCCAATTGCAAGGGCTCCGCAGAGGCTGGAGGGGGTTATTGAGGGATTATCGGAAATTATTAACTTATCGCGATAATACCAATTTCCAAAACGTTTATATCCTCAACTGTAACACTAATTTTCTATCCTATAAAAGTTaatttatctataaatatatatatgtatataatatatcaCATTATCGTTCaggaaaatttatatattatattatatactgacattaattaattattacgaCTTAGCGCGTCAGACGTTTTGTTGCCCAACATTATGGATAATTAATACATTTAATATATGTACTTATACCTATATTTATCTATACTTATAAGAAGAAGTGTCTTTCTTCTGCCAAACCGCGGTGGGCAGTCTCGTTTTCATTTTCCAGTTTGCCTCGATATTCGGAAATGGAAAATGGGAATTGGGAATTCGGAAATGGGAAATGGGAAACGTGAAAGATATTTTTGTTGTTTGCAATTTTGATGAAGCTCATCGATAATAGTTAATATTGGGAAGCATCAGATAAAACAATTAAATACATGTTGTAACTGTGTAGATTAGGGAATCTTAAACCCATTAAAAAACCGTGAATGATCACATTTGTattaaatgataaattttttatttgcatttaATTGCATTCAATGTAAAATGTTGATTGACAGAACAAACCTTTTTTCTTTCTATCTAAGTGGGGTGCAGTACACTCGTACCCCTGACCCTGGTATCCCTGCACACCTGCTTTTGAACGTACTTCGGCTTGAAGTACATGCTTACTCCTGAACGTGGGGTCCGCGTGACATTACACCTCTACTTTTCCACTTCTGAGCATCCAGGCGAGGGAAAACCCTAAACCAATTTACACCATCGGGCTCAACCAAGTCAAACTAACTAAGATCTTCATAGGACCTCCAGCCATTTTGCAAGCAACTTGGGCCAGGAGTTATGGAAAATACCAAGATGACACATgctgaacggatttttgacggtttagaaattcactaataaaatctcgttgtaaagtatagtttctaaaccaagcaataatcctttcatacaaaaagttgtttgtcactagtacaaacccctaaaatttataaaccgaagtattggacctcgggtcgttctccctaggaattgtaatgaagtgtcttgttatcgattgtgagttatatttggggtttttaggatttttagacaagaattataaatggcaagaaaagtaaactaacaactataaaaggctcttggtaaggtgtgagaactagaagtcctatcctagttatccttctcaattgtgatgagaattgttcattgttaccacttagttaacccttactaaataaagaaaagtcaagtggatgaattgacttgagccacaagttctagctaactcccaaggaaagactagctttagtgcactccaaaccaattagcaatctctccaattatcaatcaacaaaggaattagataactcaagtgtcactaattactctacctaggccaagaggaacaaaatctacactaaaactaaaagagacatttcaacaaacacataaagtgcaatagaagtaaacattattaaatgcaagaattaaaggaatctacaactacaaaaataagagatcaacaatagaaaagcaaagaagacacatttattatgaattacctcttgttgaattggaagaatgtagaaggaacaatactagatctacaacaaaacataagaacaacatataggaaattacaacaaaagaatagaagaagattgaatgtagcaacaaagaattgagagatagaagtggaaaaaagcaaagattaaaacttaaatctaagaactaaacctaatcctaatcctaattctagagagaagtgagagcttctctctctagaaactaactctcactactaaactaagctaaaactaaactaatggtaactaacttctaaagtatgaaaagtatcttcattctcccttaaatccttggcttaaatagtatcagaaatgagttggattgggcccacaaggctttagaattcgctggccacgttttgctttaagtgaaccaggtggcagcaacggcgcgtgcgcgtactatgcgcgttcGCGTCACCATGCGcagttcaaccatagcaaatcttatatcgtttcgaagccccagatgttagctttccaacccaactagaaccgcatcatttggatctctgtagctcatgttatggccgattaagtgcgaggAGGTCGGGTTGACAGCTTTTGCGTTTCCTTTATTtctccatgagttctccatttctacatgcttttcctacattcccttggtccaatcctcgcctcctaaatctaaatcacttagcaaacatatcaaggcatctaatggaatcaaggagaattagatttagctattttaagtcctaaaaagcatgttttcactcttaagcacaattaaaggagaagttataaaaccatgctatttcaatggataaatatgggtaaaagggtACAAAATCCcataaatcaagcacaagataaaccctacaaatggggtttatcaacacaCGACCACCAAAGAAACGTTTTGTTctattattatatctttttttttaaaatggttcAGTGCGTTGTACGTTTCTTTACCGATTGTTATCgaaaaaataagataattaaTAAGTAGGAGAGGAACGAAACACTCGTTTTACAACGCAAGAATTTAATGTTGACTGTTCAAAATTTGTGTTATATTTATGTCAACATTAGTTGCTTACCTTAATTACTCACTAAATAAATgttatcttttcttcttcttttttttcatcgaAGTAGTttaatttaatgttttattttcctGAAAATAAAGCCCCATTATTGACACATAGACACATTAGTTACGAAAAAAAAGATATCAAGCAACTTTCTACCtacattataatataatatataaatataaatatacgtGCCCGTTATTGACAACCCCTAACCCTACTAAGTACCAACCCTTCTTCACTTCTACCATGCAGTAACTCCTTCTCTCAACTCTCTGTCTACCCTTCTCCATTATTACTGCAATATGTCATCTTCTTATCCCAAGAAAATGTCAGAGGAACCCGTCACTGACCACGCCATTAGTCCCGACGACCTAGCGGATCTCTCGATCGACGCACTTATCGACATCATCCGCGTAGATGAAAAGTCTGCAGATTATGACCTCGTTGAGGCCGTACTGGTCAAGAGGGAAGAGATGTTGAAGGCTGCACTCGTAACGACCGGCGCAGAACTGAGGCAGGCGAAGGTGGAGATGATGGCCGCCAAGTTCGTTTTTGAGGCAAAGAAGGATGAACTGGAGGAAGAGGTACAGGAAAGGCAACGGCTGAAAAGGGATTTGAAAATAGAGCAGCGAAAAAATGATGTGCTCCTTCACTAGTTGGATgtcacagaaaaagaattaaagGCAGAAGTTGCCAAGCGCCGTGAACAGGAACAACTGGAGGCTCTACCGTGGCGTGACCTGGAATGCAGGATAaacgttttggaggaaaaacataGGTTTTTGCTCCATCGGGGTCATCATCCAACCGGGCAGAATGAAGACGGGGCCGGAGTTATTTGACCTGCTGCACATGCAAGATATCTGAATGTCATGTTTTCCGTCGAGGCCTGTATGATCCTTTTATTTCCTTTGTTTGTTCTGTCGCCCATTTGATCTTCTGTAGTGGAACTTAAACCctgataatataattatatatactttAATCTTTCTGTTCTTAACCTGTTGAAACACAATTAGGGATTTATGTTACGACGGAGCCAAACGCTAATACCTAATCAGTGAGATCGGAGCCAAATACCAGAGGCATCGCGGTTGATTTTCATGAATGTTTACGGGTTCCTACTGATTTAAGGTCACGTACCATCATTTTACACTAGACACTAGATAATAAAACAAAGGAATGCAGacatagtgttttttttttttttgatatcctaatattatattatattataggaAATACATCTCTCAAAATAGATTGCTTGGACGAACAAAGAATACGAAGCCATTGATcgaaacaaaattcaaattagtTCTCCCTCATGTTATATAATAAAACATACACATAATAAAAACTCCTTAAAATATTAAAGCAAATTTTGTTCATTAAAGGACAGGTATTGAATCTCTCACCCGATTATATTATGCGAATACAATCCCGTGGTTCAATTTGAGCATATCTGCATGATCATTATTTAACCTCTGTACAGATTTTATACACCATCGTCAATTATCATTGCTCATACAAAATTTATCCCATACCCATTTTTTACATGATTCCTTTCGGTCACTCCCTATTGCCTATCCAAGTTACCAGTTTTGCATAAATTCACTGTCGCAGTCTCAGTACCCAGCCCCAGAAAAAAACCTTCCGATGGT is a window encoding:
- the LOC140183066 gene encoding putative F-box protein At1g67623, yielding MEHLTGSANLPHDVWTLIVGRTAAQSVRDLCSLRMSCTAARNVGEEDFVYRCASIPVSDQRWWSLSPMHQPARNFLARCRQSRHLKVLFRSAVSDLFLGGCRFAGMETMHVVTAHGHSAAQYTVFMMLMLRDNFESKNKGLETLRGLEAASALTICKLEFRGVIQGTWTHLHRVPMLNAENLVCSSHACPSRGNMGAIYRHQRCGRGWHVNDGDGGAAHISCVHCRADYELILFVHLFD